The nucleotide sequence ACCTTTCTTCATGATTCAGATGGGTGGATTTGTTTGGTGGGAACTAAAATTGGTGGTCAGTTGGATTGATCTGGGCTCAAGCCACGTCGGTCGATGACACCAAACAATCGCATGCGAGGTGGTTTCGTCTATTTGCTTGTGCTATTTAGCCGGCTTTAATCCGTAAAAATTAGCCGTggaacagtgtttctctctcacaacaaaccatccATACAAATAAGCAAAATCcgatttaataccagccgaacatagTTGTTTCCCTCGTTCAAGGATCTCTACAAGGATGACTTAAAAGTAATGGAGACATGCCGCCACTTTTTCATGCAATGATTATGTGAGTTACTCCCTTTGTGTTCTCCTTTTATATTTATGTTTAGTCATTTGCACATGTCAGAATCATCCTGAATCTTGCTGCCCCCTCCCCCTCACCTATCGCCAACACCACAACCAACATGCTTTCAATGTTTGAAAACTTGGGGGTGATAGCCTGATAGGTGTCATCACATATGTTACATAGAGAAATGTTATTGTTGACACATTTTGAGTTTGAGGGGATTGATTTGTCATTTGTCCCCAATTGGTATATGTTTATGGATTTTTTAACTTAGGTCTGCATTTCCAGCGATATCTAGAGCTTGGTTTACAATATGTCCCAGAAGCTACAGAAATCAAACTAGAGGTTTTCTTTGTCAAGATCCTACATGAGGGTGCCCCCTAGGACTCAAATGCTGCTTACCCAATGTACGTGTTTACAAACCCATATCATCTACGCTTTTTATTTAGTTATAACTCATATCATGCACAATTGTTTCAGTTTGTCCTGGCTAATAATTGTGTGGAACTAATGCACTTAGAGTGTTTTATAAAGGTTGTTCTACTGAAACAGAAGAATGGGACCGAATTTGAGTTGATATTGATTCACTCATAGATCGGTGCTGCTAGGTCTGTGGCATTGAACTATCAGAAATTTCAAAGAGGTTCTGTAAACATGACCGCGAATGCAAACACATTAAGAGTGTCAAGAATTATACAGATAATTGGAGCTTTGATGAAAAAACATGTTATTTTTACCACCTCATATAGGGACGACGTTTGCTAGGCATGTCATGCGATCTAAAATCAATGTGGACTCTGGCCTCCAATGGACGAAGGGGATGATGGGTGTGTTTTGCATGTCATTGAAATGATTCTTGGCCTTAAGTGCAATAACAACTAGGAGAATACCCTGCACATTGCTACGGGGATTCCAGATAATTGAAAAAGAAATTagactatttatatttatagttatatgaataaaactatcttaaattaattttggTGAATGGTTTGACATATTGATGTGGACAGCTAAATGGATATTAGTGGATGAAGAGACAACTATCATAATTACATATgctagttggctataattgcaaGTTCTAGTGGATTATtgatgtggatagcttgcatgttgagagaaATCTCTAGTAGAGTTTAGCTTTACAAGATTATAGGATGTAGATGCTGAAGGGAGATGGTACTACAAGTAACACAAAAGAAGCGTATGATTATGTGCAAGTCTTTAGAAATCATCACAAACAGTTTGATGATCTTTTGGTTACATAAAGGTGTTGTTCTAGTCCCTGTACATTATGTTCCTATATTCCAACTGAAATGGTCCCTAACTACCTTATCAAGTCAATTTATCTACTTAGCGCCTAAAACTGGTGGTAAATGTAGCTAATTTGGTATGTTTTTGAAATCCTATATGGGCAAACAAAAAGAAACGCTTTTCACAACTTAAAATGATACGTAAAAAGGTTATGTATTCCTTTATTAAGTGGCAAAATTTTACATCTTTCTGGGTGCATAGAATGCTCGGTAGCACCCGCAAGGCCTAGAAGCCTAAACTATGGATAATGTTGTATGAAGCAGTTGGTATGCCTATTATTTTCAATTGAATCAAAATTTGTGATCAAATTGTTTATTGGTTGTCTGGAGTGGACCTAAATGTCATTTGCTATGAGTGAATGGAGTGTGGTAATTGGATCCTATAAATGTACTAATTTGTCACATAAAAAAAACTTTTTTGTAGGGTTGGCTGGTCGCCAATTGGATGGATAGACAACCATGGGAGACCTTTGAGTTGAAAAATAAGGGAGCTACTTATCTCTGGGGTTTTTTGTGATTTCTATGTGTATACTAAACTGGGAGATAAAACTTTGTAGGAGTGATAACTCCATTAGTGGACAAGTATATATATAGACTCTCATATGGGCCATATGGGCCTACAGTAGATGGGTCTCAGCAGCCCCCTTCAAACTCAAGGTGGAAGCGGTGGATCTGAAGCATTGAGTTTGAGCAAGCGTAGTCGATGCTGCTCTTGAGTTTGTGCCTTAATGAAGAAGTCAGCCAATTGCAGCTCTGAGGGCACATACTGGAGATCGATGGTGTGCTGATGACATGAGACAGAGTAAAGAAGGCATCGACACCAATATGCTTTGTAAGCTTGTGCTTCACAGGATCATTGGCAATATGAATGGCTCCAATGTTATCACACATAAGAGGTGTGGTGGCATCGTAAGAAATTCCAAAATCAACCAACAACCATCGAAGCCATACAACTTCTGCAGTAGTAGTGGCAAGTGCTCGAAGTTCGACCTCTGTACTGGAACGAGATACAACAGTCTGTTTCTTGGACTTCCAAGCAATAGGAGAAGAGCCAATAGCCTGTTTTTTGGACTTCCAGGCAATAGGAGAAGAGCCAAGAAGAATACAATATCCAGTTATGGAACGATGATCTGTCGGTCCTTGCCCAAGTGGAGTCCGAGTAAGCATGAAGCAAAAGCGGATTATCACGAGCGTAGAATAAACAACGAGATGATGTCCCCCATAAGTATCATAGCATACGAAGTGACCAATGAAGCGAAGTAGGGGCACACACAAACTGTTCAAAATATGGACGTGATGCGCAATATCAGGTTTAATAACAGTGAGATAAACAAGACTACCAACAATATGCGGATATCCGGAGTGAAGATCCATAGGTGTTGCAGCCGTTCGATTATCAGTGATGTCTGAACGAGCAATACGATCTTATATATACTTAGACTGAGAAAGATAATATTTTTGGGTAGATTGTTTGACCTCTATGTCAAAGAAATAATTGAGAGGACCTAAATCGCTTCAATTGGATTAGACGAAACTCAACATAAGAAGCCATGAAGGTGGGTTTGGGGGCAGCTATCTGTCGTGTCATGTGTCACACATGAAAATGTTAGTGTTTGAATGGTACGTGCAGCTGTTGCCTGTAATCGCACTCTCTTGCTTGTTGGGTGTTGAGCCATCCAAGAATTATAGAGGGTGTTTGGGACTGttgctccacaaactccaccgTGGAGTAGCTAAAAAAAAGCTGAAGTTTATGGAGCATCTCTTTCGGTGCTACCACAACTTTGTATTTTTTCCTCAAATAGAATGTATGGAGCTAAAACTGTTTGATAAAAAAATATGGAGCAGAATAAAAAAACGTGAAGCAGAGCAGTCAAACACACCATGGTTCCACGTCGGAGCACAAACTCTGTCATCTACCGTACGTGTGTCCGCTACACTCTTGTTGGTCGgggttttttcttttttccgCCCAAGGAATACGATTACTCCATATTATAGATTAAAGTGATCCCCGCAAGTTATGACCGGTCAACAGCGTGATAAGACAAATACTAGTAAAGCAATGGCTGTCAACTAATTTGTCATTATTCTATGGAAAGGATTTTGTCAATATTTATTGTTGAGCACGGCATGCGAATTGATTTTGTTTTTGTAGCACGGCTCTCTAGACCAGGAGCTGCTACGGTTGCAAGGGTCCACAGAAATCAAATTGCAGATATTCATGTTTAATGGCATGTGTACGtatatttatattatatatacTTTCCTGATTTGACccataataataataagaaaatgaaaaaaagcaaagaaaagaagagagagtCACCTATTTGCTTTTGCTTTGGTGCGGGCCCACCCATAAGTGGTAGAACAAAAGTGAGGGTGACGTATAAGGCTGTCTCCGTTGCGAAAACTAAATCCAAAATAGATCtttaaaataatatatatatatatatatatatatatatatatatatatatatatatatatatatatatatatatatatatatcctctaacagaatatatatataaaaaatttatTTTAGTTGATAAAAGAGACATAACCTAAATCTAAATATTCTCTTCTGAAAATTTATTTGTACAAGGGATTATCTTTGACCTTTTGTTAGAGAATGTTCATATTATATTTTGGGTACGGTCGTCGGAGACCGTCGCACACGCAGCCGCACGAACACAAAAGCAGCAGAGGAAGGAAGGGTTCCATCCAAAAACCGAAATCCGAATCCAAATTCCAATCCAACCGTCGCTCGCTCGAATCGTCCTCTGCCCGCACGCCTCGCAGCGCAGCGCAGGGCCGGGCCCCACCGCTCCACCGCCCCGCGCCAGCCAATGTCAGGCGACGGCGACGCGCGCGGcctcgaggcggcggcggccgccgcggccgAGGCAGCGCGGGAGCTGCGGGAGGCGACCGCGGCCCTCGTCGCCACCCGCGCCGCCGAGGAGGACGCGCTGCGCCGCCGCGCCGTGGCGCTCGACGCCGACGTCCGCCACCTCCAGGGCGAGCTCCACGGCCTCGATCCCTCCACGCTCGACAAGGTCCTCCTCGCCTCGCCTTCTCTTCCTCCACCTCTCCTCCTGCCAGGCTCTGCCTCCTTCAGGTCTGATGAAAGCGCGATTCCGCCTCCCGTATCTCAGATCGCGATTCGCTTGCGGACCCGGATTGATGCCTACTTTAAGGATGCCCCTGCGGCGGGGATTTCATCAAATCCCATCCTTTGCTCCCCATCTCACCGTCTCATGCATGGGGCGTGGCATGGAGATGCCCGACTGATGGATTAATTAGATTGCCTTGTTTTGTCCGCATTTTTTATGATTGCTCGACCTGGAATGGTTACGCCCCCACTACTGTGCCGGATGTTCCAGGATAAGGTTCCATCCAATTCTGCCAGCTTGTCGTCTGTCTGTGTCTCACAAGCTGTGAGAAAATCTGTTAATAACACGACTTGTATAGATGCCAGACTGAAATCCGAATTCAACCTAATTAATCAAATGGTTGTGCACACGCTGGCTTTGGTTCTTAGTTCGTTTTGGTTTGGAAGTTTACATGGCTTTGGATCATGCAAGTTGTTACATGTAGTGCAGCGTGGTAGCCTGGTAAGGACAGTTAGATTCTATGAACGCATTGCCCTAAGGACGTTAATGTGTGCTACTGAAACGTCACATCCTGTAAAACTCTAAGCATCTTCTTATGGATTAGCACCCTGCAGATCCTTGCAAGCACAATAGGTTTAAAATGACCTAAAGGGGCCATCTGCTCTTGTTCAAAATGTGACTTTTCAGATTTATACTTGATGCAGGTCGAGGAGGAACTGGAGCGTGCCAGGGTGGCAATCACGGATAGTGATGTGGCTTCGTTTCTTCCCAGCAAGAGAAATGGTTAGATATGTTTTCTTTCATATATATACCGTACCCCGTTTTGTTCTGGGTTCGAGTTCATTTGTTATCGATGGATCATGATTTGTTAATTTTGATGTACTATCGTCTGAACATGCAGGGAAGTTTCTTAAGACGTTTTTAGGCCCTGTGAATGTGCGGGTGGCGAGGAAGGAAGATAAGCTCAAAATCAAGGATGAGTATAACAATTATAGGGTATGCTTAAGATACTTTTCAATGTCGTTTGGAAAGACTTTTTTGTTGGGGGGTTTTCAGATATGATGTCAAGAACTGAAATAGCAGTTTGTAGCCAGCTTAAACTTTTCACCTTTTATATAACTTATTGGTTCCAATGATTGCTTCAATTGGCATAAATTTTGATTTCTGTAAGCATTATGATGAAACTTGCACAATATATGTCACCTTTAATCTGCCACTGTGTACAAAAATTTAGGAGAAACTGAAATCATCAGGGTAAAACATGATTAATTCAGTAAGTTCTTCTACTGAAACATCTAGCCTGTTTTGTGTGATGCATTTATATTTTATAAACCTCTAGCTAGTACAGAAACACATAATACTAGGCTGTATGCTGATAAATGCATTGTAATGTTGTGTAAAAAACATACTTTGGGGGTTTGAATCCAAGTAATCTTTAGATCTTTGGGCTGAACTGATATTTCATCTTGTAAACTACGAGGACGCCTCACACCAACGGTGTTGATGTTTTAACCTGTTCTATTGGCAGGATAGGACTGCCTATAAGTTTCTGTTGTTTCCATCTATCCTCCTCCTACTGAGATGGTGGATATGGGATGGATGCCTTCCGGCATTGGCTGTTCAAATTTATCAGGTGTTTTGTCGATACTGTGATACTCCTTGAATATTTTCGCTGTGCTGATCACTGCATTGTCCAACAAGAACTATCTAAATAATGTCTTGCTGCTTCTCAGGCTTGGTTACTGTACCTGTACACAAGCTTTGCTTTGCGTGAGAATGTATTAATTGCGAATGGAAGTGACATTCGTCCATGGTAAGGGATCATCACTCCCAAAGTTTCACTGCTTAAGATATTTAATTTTTTAACTGCAGCATTTAAGGTTAGTTGCAAATgtccatttataaaaacataacTGGTTAAATGTTTCTCAATTTAAATAATTTGTTGACCGTGTTTAGTTTATTCTCTGGTTAAATTTCTTTTCCAATGCATTCTTTCTCTATCATGATTCGCTGCTCGTTTTCAGGTGGATATATCACCACTATCTAGCAATGCTGATGGCTCTTATTAGCCTTACATGGGAGATAAAGGGACAACCTGATTGTTGTAGCAAGCAGGTATatgctctcttttttttttctgggaAGAAGCACTGATGCAGGCATCGCTTGGGAAATTTCCTAATGTTGCACTCAAACAATAATCTTTTTGCAGAGGGGGGTGCAACTTTTCTTGCGTTGGGCAATCATGCAAGGCATCGCAATGCATCTACAGAATAGATACCAGCGCCAAAGATTGCGTACTCGAATAGCTCTAGGAAAGGTAAGGTCTTGTTTGAATTTAAGAAACTAACTAACCTCTGTGGCATTGGAAACTTGTAATTTCTATACATAGAATAAGCGTATCTCACATAAGTATTCCAAACATGATCCTAACTAGAATTACAAAAAGGTCCTTGTATATGatgaaacatttttcaaaccacgGAACATTCTCCATTTCCATTAGCGTCATAGTGGAAATTTGTATATGATGAAACTAGATGCATGGAGATCTTCACTAGGTGCTTACAAAGAACAACTCAAGATAATCAATGTTTCTCTGATTTAGTACTCTAAAAAAGAAACAGTCAGTGAATTTATCTTAAAAGAAATCTTGTGGGCAGAGCTTATTGGTAGAATGTGAACCTGTGAATCAGTATTGTGTCACATCATTATCTAATACTTTCTAAGGTTAACCTAACTTCTCTCCCAATTAACTCCTTGCAGGCTAAAAGAATGGATGTCGTCGCTGGAGAAACAGCTGGTGTGGAGGGGCAGCTGTTGCTGCTATATCCTGTGCTTTTCATATTACAGGTATGTTGTCTGCACAATTCGAATTATGGCAGGACCTGGTTTTTCTCTTGAACTGAGTTGCCACTCATCTTGAACCCTCCAGAATAAGTTGTTGGTGCTTCATGCATAAATCCTTCCTGTCTAACTGGACTAATATCATTTGTTTGCTGCACTGACGCACCTGGTCCTGATGCTCCATGTTTTCAGGGTTTTGAAGCATATGTTGGAGTTTTGCTTCTTCAGACAGCTTTGCATGGGCTTGCCTCCGAATGGCAGGCAAGAATGATTTTAACAGTTTCACTATTTACAGTTGAATGTCAGATAGGATTAAATTGTCTAGGCCCTTGA is from Miscanthus floridulus cultivar M001 chromosome 7, ASM1932011v1, whole genome shotgun sequence and encodes:
- the LOC136462424 gene encoding uncharacterized protein; its protein translation is MSGDGDARGLEAAAAAAAEAARELREATAALVATRAAEEDALRRRAVALDADVRHLQGELHGLDPSTLDKVEEELERARVAITDSDVASFLPSKRNGKFLKTFLGPVNVRVARKEDKLKIKDEYNNYRDRTAYKFLLFPSILLLLRWWIWDGCLPALAVQIYQAWLLYLYTSFALRENVLIANGSDIRPWWIYHHYLAMLMALISLTWEIKGQPDCCSKQRGVQLFLRWAIMQGIAMHLQNRYQRQRLRTRIALGKAKRMDVVAGETAGVEGQLLLLYPVLFILQGFEAYVGVLLLQTALHGLASEWQVVVCGILLVVMAVGNFVNTMETLLLKLRFKAKMKRAKNRQDRPHQN